The Salvelinus namaycush isolate Seneca chromosome 16, SaNama_1.0, whole genome shotgun sequence genome has a segment encoding these proteins:
- the LOC120060746 gene encoding mRNA export factor isoform X1: MSLFGASTGFGAGGFGAATTDTHNPMKDVEVTSPPDDSISCLAFSPPAMPGNFLIGGSWANDVRCWEVQDNGQTVPKAQQMHTGPVLDVCWSEDGSKVFTASCDKTAKMWDLNSNQAIQIAQHDAPIRTVHWIKAPNYNCIMTGSWDKTLKFWDTRSPNPMMSLQLPERCYCADVVYPMAVVASADRGLIVYQLENQPSEFRRIDSPLKHQVTGLTYQHRCIAIFKDKQNKPAGFALGSIEGRVAIHYINPPNPAKDNFTFKCHRSNGTNTATPQDIYAVNAISFHPVHGTLATVGSDGRFSFWDKDARTKLKTSEQLDQPITACSFNNNGNIFAYASSYDWSKGHEYYNPQKKNYIFLRNATEELKPRNKK; this comes from the exons ATGAGTTTGTTCGGGGCCAGCACTGGCTTTGGCGCTGGGGGATTTGGAGCGGCAACCacggacacccacaacccaatgaag GATGTGGAAGTAACCTCACCCCCAGATGACAGCATCAGTTGCTTGGCGTTCAGTCCCCCTGCTATGCCAGGGAACTTCTTGATAGGGGGATCCTGGGCCAATGAT GTGAGGTGTTGGGAGGTACAGGACAACGGGCAGACAGTCCCCAAAGCCCAGCAGATGCACACGGGTCCCGTCCTTGATGTCTGCTGGAGCGAA GACGGTAGCAAGGTTTTCACTGCGTCTTGTGACAAGACTGCCAAAATGTGGGACCTCAACAGCAACCAGGCAATACAGATCGCACAG CATGATGCTCCTATCAGAACAGTCCACTGGATCAAAGCCCCCAACTACAACTGCATCATGACAGGCAGCTGGGACAAAACTCTGAAG TTCTGGGACACCCGCTCGCCCAACCCAATGATGTCTCTGCAGTTGCCGGAGAGGTGCTACTGTGCAGACGTG GTGTACCCCATGGCAGTGGTAGCGTCTGCAGACCGAGGTTTGATTGTATATCAACTTGAAAACCAGCCGTCTGAGTTTAGGAGGATAGACTCACCACTCAAACACCAGGTGACTGGTCTCACATACCAG CACCGCTGCATAGCCATTTTTAAGGACAAACAGAACAAGCCTGCTGGATTTGCTCTCGGAAGCATTGAAGGGAGGGTTGCCATTCACTACATCAACCCTCCTAACCC AGCCAAGGATAACTTCACCTTTAAGTGCCACAGGTCGAATGGAACCAACACAGCCACACCACAAGATATCTATGCT GTAAATGCCATCTCCTTCCACCCTGTCCACGGGACACTGGCGACTGTTGGGTCGGATGGTCGCTTCAGCTTCTGGGATAAAGATGCCCGCACCAAGCTGAAGACCTCAGAGCAGCTGGACCAGCCAATCACAGCATGCTCCTTCAACAACAACGGCAACATCTTTGCCTACGCCTCCAGCTATGATTGGTCAAAG GGACATGAGTACTACAACCCTCAGAAAAAGAACTACATCTTCCTGCGTAATGCTACTGAGGAGCTGAAACCACGGAACAAGAAATG A
- the LOC120060746 gene encoding mRNA export factor isoform X3, which translates to MSLFGASTGFGAGGFGAATTDTHNPMKDVEVTSPPDDSISCLAFSPPAMPGNFLIGGSWANDVRCWEVQDNGQTVPKAQQMHTGPVLDVCWSEDGSKVFTASCDKTAKMWDLNSNQAIQIAQHDAPIRTVHWIKAPNYNCIMTGSWDKTLKFWDTRSPNPMMSLQLPERCYCADVVYPMAVVASADRGLIVYQLENQPSEFRRIDSPLKHQHRCIAIFKDKQNKPAGFALGSIEGRVAIHYINPPNPAKDNFTFKCHRSNGTNTATPQDIYAVNAISFHPVHGTLATVGSDGRFSFWDKDARTKLKTSEQLDQPITACSFNNNGNIFAYASSYDWSKGHEYYNPQKKNYIFLRNATEELKPRNKK; encoded by the exons ATGAGTTTGTTCGGGGCCAGCACTGGCTTTGGCGCTGGGGGATTTGGAGCGGCAACCacggacacccacaacccaatgaag GATGTGGAAGTAACCTCACCCCCAGATGACAGCATCAGTTGCTTGGCGTTCAGTCCCCCTGCTATGCCAGGGAACTTCTTGATAGGGGGATCCTGGGCCAATGAT GTGAGGTGTTGGGAGGTACAGGACAACGGGCAGACAGTCCCCAAAGCCCAGCAGATGCACACGGGTCCCGTCCTTGATGTCTGCTGGAGCGAA GACGGTAGCAAGGTTTTCACTGCGTCTTGTGACAAGACTGCCAAAATGTGGGACCTCAACAGCAACCAGGCAATACAGATCGCACAG CATGATGCTCCTATCAGAACAGTCCACTGGATCAAAGCCCCCAACTACAACTGCATCATGACAGGCAGCTGGGACAAAACTCTGAAG TTCTGGGACACCCGCTCGCCCAACCCAATGATGTCTCTGCAGTTGCCGGAGAGGTGCTACTGTGCAGACGTG GTGTACCCCATGGCAGTGGTAGCGTCTGCAGACCGAGGTTTGATTGTATATCAACTTGAAAACCAGCCGTCTGAGTTTAGGAGGATAGACTCACCACTCAAACACCAG CACCGCTGCATAGCCATTTTTAAGGACAAACAGAACAAGCCTGCTGGATTTGCTCTCGGAAGCATTGAAGGGAGGGTTGCCATTCACTACATCAACCCTCCTAACCC AGCCAAGGATAACTTCACCTTTAAGTGCCACAGGTCGAATGGAACCAACACAGCCACACCACAAGATATCTATGCT GTAAATGCCATCTCCTTCCACCCTGTCCACGGGACACTGGCGACTGTTGGGTCGGATGGTCGCTTCAGCTTCTGGGATAAAGATGCCCGCACCAAGCTGAAGACCTCAGAGCAGCTGGACCAGCCAATCACAGCATGCTCCTTCAACAACAACGGCAACATCTTTGCCTACGCCTCCAGCTATGATTGGTCAAAG GGACATGAGTACTACAACCCTCAGAAAAAGAACTACATCTTCCTGCGTAATGCTACTGAGGAGCTGAAACCACGGAACAAGAAATG A
- the LOC120060746 gene encoding mRNA export factor isoform X2: MSLFGASTGFGAGGFGAATTDTHNPMKDVEVTSPPDDSISCLAFSPPAMPGNFLIGGSWANDVRCWEVQDNGQTVPKAQQMHTGPVLDVCWSEDGSKVFTASCDKTAKMWDLNSNQAIQIAQHDAPIRTVHWIKAPNYNCIMTGSWDKTLKFWDTRSPNPMMSLQLPERCYCADVVYPMAVVASADRGLIVYQLENQPSEFRRIDSPLKHQHRCIAIFKDKQNKPAGFALGSIEGRVAIHYINPPNPAKDNFTFKCHRSNGTNTATPQDIYAVNAISFHPVHGTLATVGSDGRFSFWDKDARTKLKTSEQLDQPITACSFNNNGNIFAYASSYDWSKGHEYYNPQKKNYIFLRNATEELKPRNKKW; this comes from the exons ATGAGTTTGTTCGGGGCCAGCACTGGCTTTGGCGCTGGGGGATTTGGAGCGGCAACCacggacacccacaacccaatgaag GATGTGGAAGTAACCTCACCCCCAGATGACAGCATCAGTTGCTTGGCGTTCAGTCCCCCTGCTATGCCAGGGAACTTCTTGATAGGGGGATCCTGGGCCAATGAT GTGAGGTGTTGGGAGGTACAGGACAACGGGCAGACAGTCCCCAAAGCCCAGCAGATGCACACGGGTCCCGTCCTTGATGTCTGCTGGAGCGAA GACGGTAGCAAGGTTTTCACTGCGTCTTGTGACAAGACTGCCAAAATGTGGGACCTCAACAGCAACCAGGCAATACAGATCGCACAG CATGATGCTCCTATCAGAACAGTCCACTGGATCAAAGCCCCCAACTACAACTGCATCATGACAGGCAGCTGGGACAAAACTCTGAAG TTCTGGGACACCCGCTCGCCCAACCCAATGATGTCTCTGCAGTTGCCGGAGAGGTGCTACTGTGCAGACGTG GTGTACCCCATGGCAGTGGTAGCGTCTGCAGACCGAGGTTTGATTGTATATCAACTTGAAAACCAGCCGTCTGAGTTTAGGAGGATAGACTCACCACTCAAACACCAG CACCGCTGCATAGCCATTTTTAAGGACAAACAGAACAAGCCTGCTGGATTTGCTCTCGGAAGCATTGAAGGGAGGGTTGCCATTCACTACATCAACCCTCCTAACCC AGCCAAGGATAACTTCACCTTTAAGTGCCACAGGTCGAATGGAACCAACACAGCCACACCACAAGATATCTATGCT GTAAATGCCATCTCCTTCCACCCTGTCCACGGGACACTGGCGACTGTTGGGTCGGATGGTCGCTTCAGCTTCTGGGATAAAGATGCCCGCACCAAGCTGAAGACCTCAGAGCAGCTGGACCAGCCAATCACAGCATGCTCCTTCAACAACAACGGCAACATCTTTGCCTACGCCTCCAGCTATGATTGGTCAAAG GGACATGAGTACTACAACCCTCAGAAAAAGAACTACATCTTCCTGCGTAATGCTACTGAGGAGCTGAAACCACGGAACAAGAAATGGTGA